From the genome of Papaver somniferum cultivar HN1 chromosome 2, ASM357369v1, whole genome shotgun sequence, one region includes:
- the LOC113347290 gene encoding omega-6 fatty acid desaturase, chloroplastic-like encodes MAIRASPVAGLSLLPTPPSSSNSSNQLVMLRKPLKTSFFNGGGISYLKLGSLIHQRVRLHRCLSHKKKIKTTQSVAAAVPPSSIGNADYRKKLSESYGFTQIGEPLPDNVTLKDIVETLPKKVFEIDDVKAWKTILISVTSYALGIFMISKSPWYLLPLAWAWTGTAITGFFVIGHDCAHKSFSKNKLVEDIIGTLAFMPLIYPYEPWRFKHDRHHAKTNMLVEDTAWQPVWKEEFDSVPALRKAIIFGYGPFRTWMSIAHWVMWHFDLNKFRPNELKRVKISLSCVFAFIAVGWPLIIWKTGLVGWVKFWLMPWLGYHFWMSTFTMVHHTAPHIPFKTSDEWNAAKAQLNGTVHCNYPSWIEILCHDINVHIPHHISPRIPSYNLRAAHKSLQENWGKYLNEANWNWRLMKTIMTVCHVYSEEQNYVGFDEIAPSVSQPITFLKKVMPNSA; translated from the exons ATGGCGATAAGAGCTTCTCCAGTTGCTGGTTTAAGTTTGTTGCCTacaccaccatcttcttcaaaTTCCTCTAACCAACTTGTTATGCTAAGAAAACCTCTCAAAACATCATTCTTCAATGGCGGTG GCATATCTTACCTGAAGTTAGGGAGCCTTATCCACCAAAGAGTCAGGCTTCACCGGTgtttgtctcataagaagaagATTAAAACCACACAGTCTGTGGCGGCCGCAGTTCCACCATCCTCCATAGGAAATGCGGACTATAGGAAGAAGTTATCGGAAAGCTATGGATTTACTCAAATTGGAGAACCACTTCCAGATAATGTTACATTGAAGGATATTGTTGAAACCCTTCCCAAGAAG GTCTTTGAGATAGATGATGTGAAGGCTTGGAAAACAATTTTAATATCTGTCACTTCTTATGCACTGGGGATCTTCATGATCTCTAAATCTCCATGGTATCTTCTTCCTCTTGCTTGGGCATGGACAGGAACTGCAATAACCGGG TTCTTTGTAATAGGCCATGATTGTGCTCAcaaatctttttcaaagaataaaTTAGTGGAGGACATTATTGGGACGCTTGCCTTCATGCCCCTAATATACCCATATGAACCTTGGCGCTTTAAGCATGATCGCCATCACGCAAAAACAAATAT GTTAGTTGAAGATACGGCATGGCAACCTGTCTGGAAAGAAGAATTTGATTCAGTTCCAGCTCTGCGGAAGGCAATTATATTTGGATATGGTCCATTTCGGACATGGATGTCCATAGCTCACTG GGTGATGTGGCACTTCGATTTGAATAAGTTCAGACCAAATGAACTTAAAAGGGTCAAAATAAGCTTGAGTTGTGTGTTTGCATTCATAGCAGTCGGTTGGCCGCTGATTATCTGGAAGACGGGTCTCGTTGGATGGGTTAAGTTCTGGTTGATGCCATGGTTAGGCTACCACTTTTGG ATGAGTACTTTCACAATGGTTCATCATACTGCTCCTCACATACCCTTCAAAACCTCAGACGAGTGGAATGCAGCTAAAGCCCAATTAAATGGAACTGTACATTGCAACTATCCTAGTTG GATTGAGATTCTTTGTCATGATATCAATGTGCACATTCCGCATCATATTTCTCCAAGAATACCGAGCTACAATCTAAGGGCAGCTCATaaatcactacaagaaaactgGGGCAAG TATCTGAATGAGGCAAATTGGAATTGGCGCTTAATGAAGACTATAATGACAGTGTGCCATGTTTACAGTGAAGAACAAAATTATGTTGGTTTTGATGAAATAGCCCCTAGTGTATCTCAGCCGATCACTTTCCTAAAGAAAGTGATGCCAAATTCTGCATGA